Genomic window (Streptomyces sp. LX-29):
ACCCTTCCCGGGCGGACCGGGCGTGGCTCACGCCCCGGCCGGGCACGCCTCCGACGCCCGTTCCGCCGACCCGACCTCCCCGGGGGTGCCCGCCACCGAGGGGAACCCCGGTGGCGGGCACTCCCCCACCGGCCACTCCCCCACCGGCCACTCCCCCACCGGCCACTCCCCCACCGGCCACTCCCCCACCGGCCACTCCCCCACCGGGCACTCCCCCGGCGCCCGTCCCGCCGGGCCGGGCCCGGCGTGGTGTGGGCGCCCGCTGCCCGGCGCGGTCCTGTACGAGCTGCACATCGGCACGTTCACCCGCGAGGGCACCTTCGACGCCGCCGTGGAACGCCTTCCGCACCTGGCGGAGTTGGGCGTGACCCACCTTCAGCTGATGCCGGTGTGCCCCTTCCCGGGGCGCCACGGCTGGGGATACGACGGGGTGTCGCCCTGGGCCGTCCACGAGCCGTACGGGGGACCGGAGGGGCTACGACGCCTGGTCGACGCCGCGCACGAGCGGCACGGGCTGGGCGTGGTCCTCGACGTGGTCCACAACCACCTGGGCCCCTCCGGCAACCACCTGCCGGCCTTCGGCCCGTACTTCACCGACACCCACCACACGCCCTGGGGCGCGGCGGTCAACCTCGACGCGCCCGGCTCCGACGAGGTCCGGGCGTACTTCATCGGCAGCGCGCTGGCCTGGCTGCGGGACTACGCCGTCGACGGGCTGCGGCTGGACGCGGTGCACGCGCTGCGCGACACCAGCGCCCGGCACTTCCTGGCCGAGCTGTCGTCCGCCGTGGACCGGCTGGCCGCCGAGACCGGGCGGCCGCTGTTCCTGATCGCGGAGTCCGATCTGAACGACCCCCGCATCACCACTCCGCGCGAGGCGGGCGGCCTCGGGCTGCACGCGCAGTGGAACGACGACTTCCACCACGCCCTGCACACCGCGCTCACCGGTGAGTCGCACGGCTACTACGCGGACTTCGCCGCCGACCCCGCCCATGCCCTGACCAAGACGCTGACCGGCGGCTTCTTCCACGACGGGAGCTACTCGTCCTTCCGGGCCCGCCGCCACGGCCGCCCGCTGGACCCACGCACCACCCCGGCCGGCCGGCTGCTGGGCTACGCCCAGACGCACGACCAGGTCGGCAACCGGGCGGCCGGCGACCGGCTCGCCGCGACGCTCTCCCCCGGCCTGCTGGCCTGCGCCGCCGCGCTGGTGCTGTGCGCGCCCTTCACCCCGATGCTGTTCATGGGCGAGGAGTGGGGTGCCCGCACCCCGTGGCAGTACTTCACCGACCACACCGACCCGGAGCTGGCCGCGGCCGTGCGCTCCGGCCGGCGCCGGGAGTTCGCCGCCCACGGCTGGGCCGAGGAGCAGGTGCCCGACCCCCAGGACCCGGCCAGCCGGGAACGCTCCTGCCTGGACTGGGCCGAGCCGGAGCGGGAACCCCACGCGGCGCTGCTGGCCTGGCACCGGCGGCTGATCGCGCTGCGCCACGCCGAGCCCGCGCTCCGCGATCCGCGGTGGCACTACGGCGCGCTGGCCGCCGACGCCGACCGCACCCTCCACTTCCGGCGCGGCCCGCTCCATGTCGCCGCCAACCTGGGCGACCGGCCGGCCGAGCTCACGCTGGGCGACGAGGCCGCGGACGCGCGGGTGCTGGCCGCCTGGCGGCCGGTGGACCCGCCGGCGGCGGACGGCGTACTCCGCCTGCCGCCGGAGACGGCGGCCGTGCTGCGGCTGACCGGCTGAGCCGGGACGACGGCGCGGCGGGCCGGGCGGACCGCCGCCCCTGTGCCCTGGCGCCTCGTCCCGGCTTCGAATCCGGTCCGGGACCGGGCGCGGGACCGGGCTCAGTCCCCGTCGGGCGTCAGCCGCAGCGAGATGGAGTTGATGCAGTACCGCTGGTCGGTCGGGGTCGGATAGCCCTCGCCCGCGAAGACGTGCCCGAGGTGGGAGCCGCACCGGGCGCAGCGCACCTCGGTGCGGACCATGCCGTACGAGCGGTCCTCGATCAGCTCCACCGCGTCCGTGTCCTTCGGGTCGTAGAAGGACGGCCATCCGCAGTGGCTCTCGAACTTGGTGTCGGAGCGGAACAACTCGGCCCCACAGGCGCGGCAGGAGTACACGCCGGACGTCTTGGTGTCGGTGTACTCACCCGTGAAGGCCCGCTCGGTGCCGGCCTCGCGGAGCACCTGGTACTCCTGCGGGGTCAGCTCCGCGCGCCACTGCTCCTCCGGCTTGTCGACCTCGTACGGCATGTCGGATCCCTCCGTGGTGGTCCTCAGCTCTCCAGGCGGGCGAGGATCTCCGGACCGAGGTCGGTCACGTCGCCCGCGCCCATGGTGAGAACGAGATCACCGGGCCGCGCCATTCCTGCGATGGTGTCCGCGACCGCGCCCTTGTCGTGCAGCGGGGTCACGTCGGCCCCGCGCGCGGCGGC
Coding sequences:
- the treZ gene encoding malto-oligosyltrehalose trehalohydrolase, encoding MLFEVWAPRAGDRVDLHLDGRTHAMERDPGRAGWWRAEAPAGPGARYGFALDEGPPLPDPRSRRQPDGPDGLSAVVAPFPGGPGVAHAPAGHASDARSADPTSPGVPATEGNPGGGHSPTGHSPTGHSPTGHSPTGHSPTGHSPTGHSPGARPAGPGPAWCGRPLPGAVLYELHIGTFTREGTFDAAVERLPHLAELGVTHLQLMPVCPFPGRHGWGYDGVSPWAVHEPYGGPEGLRRLVDAAHERHGLGVVLDVVHNHLGPSGNHLPAFGPYFTDTHHTPWGAAVNLDAPGSDEVRAYFIGSALAWLRDYAVDGLRLDAVHALRDTSARHFLAELSSAVDRLAAETGRPLFLIAESDLNDPRITTPREAGGLGLHAQWNDDFHHALHTALTGESHGYYADFAADPAHALTKTLTGGFFHDGSYSSFRARRHGRPLDPRTTPAGRLLGYAQTHDQVGNRAAGDRLAATLSPGLLACAAALVLCAPFTPMLFMGEEWGARTPWQYFTDHTDPELAAAVRSGRRREFAAHGWAEEQVPDPQDPASRERSCLDWAEPEREPHAALLAWHRRLIALRHAEPALRDPRWHYGALAADADRTLHFRRGPLHVAANLGDRPAELTLGDEAADARVLAAWRPVDPPAADGVLRLPPETAAVLRLTG
- the msrB gene encoding peptide-methionine (R)-S-oxide reductase MsrB; this translates as MPYEVDKPEEQWRAELTPQEYQVLREAGTERAFTGEYTDTKTSGVYSCRACGAELFRSDTKFESHCGWPSFYDPKDTDAVELIEDRSYGMVRTEVRCARCGSHLGHVFAGEGYPTPTDQRYCINSISLRLTPDGD